The Hymenobacter baengnokdamensis genome includes a region encoding these proteins:
- the coaE gene encoding dephospho-CoA kinase (Dephospho-CoA kinase (CoaE) performs the final step in coenzyme A biosynthesis.) translates to MLRIGITGGIGSGKSVVARLFATLGVPVYDSDSRAKWVMATDLVLREQLQAAFGVEAYDGDGQLNRPYLAKVAFHDAAQLARLNALVHPRVGADFAAWTAAQQAAGYAYILKEAALLYESGAYRTLDGIITVFAPADVRAARVLRRDAHRTAADVQAIMGKQLSEEEKLARADYVVYNDDSQLVLPQVLALDAGFRMGNK, encoded by the coding sequence TTGCTACGCATCGGCATCACTGGCGGAATAGGCTCGGGCAAGAGCGTGGTGGCGCGGCTGTTTGCCACGCTGGGCGTGCCGGTGTACGATTCTGACAGCCGGGCCAAGTGGGTAATGGCTACCGACCTGGTGCTGCGCGAGCAGCTGCAAGCCGCCTTTGGAGTCGAGGCCTATGATGGCGACGGGCAGCTAAACCGGCCTTATCTGGCCAAAGTAGCCTTCCACGATGCAGCCCAGCTGGCGCGGCTCAATGCGCTGGTGCACCCGCGGGTGGGAGCAGACTTTGCGGCCTGGACGGCCGCGCAGCAAGCCGCTGGCTATGCATACATTCTCAAAGAAGCTGCCCTGCTCTACGAGTCGGGCGCCTACCGCACCCTCGACGGAATTATTACGGTGTTTGCACCCGCCGACGTGCGGGCGGCCCGGGTGTTGCGCCGCGATGCCCACCGCACGGCCGCCGACGTACAGGCCATCATGGGCAAGCAGCTCAGCGAAGAGGAAAAGCTGGCTCGGGCCGATTACGTAGTCTATAACGACGACTCGCAGCTGGTGCTGCCCCAGGTGCTGGCCCTGGACGCCGGCTTTAGAATGGGCAATAAGTAA
- a CDS encoding CatB-related O-acetyltransferase, which yields MAAPDASTVFPLAGYDRLCFLQNLVQHPQISVGAYTYYDDAETVDNFLRQVRYLFDFTGDRLRIGKFCMVASGVEFIMNGANHLTHAVTAYPFAVFGHDWQGAMAGKAYPRKGDTVIGNDVWLGYRAAILPGVHIGDGAIVGAYSVVTKDVPPYSIVGGNPAQQLRPRFDAATVQRLLALRWWDWPIEKITQHVGLLTGDVQAFLTVAEAAE from the coding sequence ATGGCTGCTCCCGACGCCTCTACCGTTTTCCCGCTGGCGGGCTACGACCGGCTTTGCTTTCTACAAAACCTGGTGCAACACCCGCAAATTAGCGTGGGCGCTTATACCTATTACGATGATGCCGAGACGGTTGACAACTTTTTGCGGCAGGTACGCTACCTCTTCGACTTTACCGGCGACCGGCTGCGCATTGGCAAGTTTTGCATGGTAGCTTCGGGCGTCGAGTTTATTATGAACGGTGCCAACCACCTTACCCACGCGGTTACGGCCTACCCCTTCGCCGTGTTTGGCCACGACTGGCAGGGGGCGATGGCCGGCAAAGCCTACCCCCGCAAAGGCGACACGGTAATTGGCAACGACGTGTGGCTGGGCTACCGCGCCGCCATTTTGCCCGGCGTTCATATCGGCGACGGTGCAATCGTGGGGGCTTACTCGGTGGTAACGAAAGATGTGCCGCCGTACAGCATCGTGGGTGGCAACCCCGCCCAGCAGCTGCGCCCGCGTTTCGACGCAGCCACCGTGCAGCGCCTGCTGGCCCTGCGCTGGTGGGACTGGCCCATCGAAAAAATCACGCAGCACGTAGGGTTGCTGACCGGAGACGTGCAAGCGTTTCTGACCGTAGCGGAAGCTGCCGAATAG
- a CDS encoding site-specific integrase — MSKTTEYKEGRATVRIVYYTSKTLADGSHPFMVCITKDRKRKYLATGLSLLPKYWNAEKSNYRDAIRKSYPEPHREDLLTDLEKEERKYSKAATELARADEQHDAPAVAAKAVESRKATRRVLLLAYIEELAQSMVLAKKLKNASVHRDLASQLRKFIKMEYEVADLPFERINVAFCQEWENALRATGAADTTLSNRFRTLRAVFNKAIATGAAKPEHYPFARTVAEKHKFSIGKFDVSTAKRALPREAVERIEDFEPVTDRQRLAKEVFLFSFYVGGINFVDLAQLRWQDVSFNANGQPERLHYARQKTGGKFAFRLLEPAAAILMAYEPLTRASAKSYVFPILDSGRHMSPTQIDNRLHKVMGMVNKDLKVVAEEVGISISLTTYVARHSFATNLHQEIDNIGIVSQLMGHKTAAVTATYLDDFASAQVDLALEGLLRKPKKTLTEP, encoded by the coding sequence ATGAGCAAAACCACTGAGTACAAAGAGGGACGGGCTACGGTCCGTATTGTCTATTACACAAGCAAAACCCTGGCTGATGGCAGTCACCCTTTCATGGTGTGCATCACCAAGGACCGCAAACGCAAGTATCTAGCGACCGGCCTCTCGCTGCTGCCTAAATACTGGAACGCCGAGAAGAGCAACTACCGCGACGCCATCCGCAAGAGCTATCCCGAGCCCCACCGCGAAGACTTACTGACGGACCTAGAGAAGGAGGAGCGGAAGTACAGCAAGGCGGCCACGGAGCTTGCCAGGGCCGACGAGCAACACGATGCGCCTGCCGTTGCCGCTAAGGCAGTGGAGAGTCGCAAGGCTACGCGCCGCGTGCTATTGCTGGCCTATATCGAAGAGTTAGCTCAGAGTATGGTGCTGGCGAAAAAATTGAAAAACGCCAGCGTGCATCGTGATTTAGCTAGCCAGCTTCGGAAGTTCATCAAAATGGAATACGAGGTAGCTGACCTGCCCTTTGAGCGCATCAACGTAGCCTTTTGCCAAGAATGGGAAAATGCGTTGCGTGCCACTGGGGCCGCTGATACGACGCTTTCCAATCGCTTCCGCACCCTGCGAGCTGTGTTTAATAAAGCCATCGCGACCGGCGCTGCTAAGCCTGAGCATTATCCCTTCGCCCGCACTGTGGCCGAGAAGCACAAGTTCAGCATCGGCAAGTTCGACGTGAGTACTGCTAAGCGGGCGCTTCCTCGCGAGGCCGTGGAGCGCATTGAGGACTTCGAGCCAGTTACCGACCGGCAGCGCCTGGCGAAGGAGGTATTCCTTTTTTCCTTTTATGTGGGGGGCATCAACTTCGTGGACCTAGCTCAGCTACGCTGGCAGGATGTGAGCTTCAACGCAAACGGCCAGCCCGAGCGACTCCATTACGCGCGCCAGAAAACTGGCGGTAAGTTCGCCTTCCGGCTGTTGGAGCCTGCCGCTGCTATCCTGATGGCCTACGAGCCGTTGACGCGGGCTTCCGCGAAAAGCTATGTATTTCCTATTTTAGATTCGGGGCGCCATATGAGCCCAACTCAGATTGATAACCGCTTGCATAAAGTGATGGGCATGGTTAACAAGGACTTGAAGGTGGTGGCCGAGGAGGTTGGCATCTCGATTTCTCTCACGACCTACGTGGCCCGTCACTCCTTCGCTACCAACCTGCATCAGGAAATTGACAATATTGGAATAGTTTCGCAATTGATGGGTCATAAGACGGCAGCCGTGACCGCTACCTATCTTGATGACTTCGCTTCCGCGCAGGTCGATTTAGCCTTAGAAGGGTTGTTGCGTAAGCCCAAAAAAACTTTGACCGAGCCGTAA
- a CDS encoding helix-turn-helix domain-containing protein, with amino-acid sequence MGFAHILDEFRNIVRQELAALLQTPHAASTEAVGGIDLAVEITRLSKSRIYALVQQRGIPHSKRGNKLYFNRADLLAWVKVGNRKEK; translated from the coding sequence GTGGGCTTCGCCCACATCCTGGATGAGTTCCGCAACATCGTGCGGCAGGAACTCGCCGCCCTTCTGCAAACCCCCCACGCTGCGTCTACGGAGGCGGTTGGCGGTATTGACCTTGCAGTAGAAATCACGCGCCTTAGCAAGTCGCGCATCTATGCTCTCGTGCAGCAGCGAGGCATCCCGCACAGTAAACGGGGCAATAAGCTGTATTTTAATCGGGCCGACTTACTGGCTTGGGTTAAAGTGGGCAACCGTAAGGAAAAATAA
- a CDS encoding helix-turn-helix domain-containing protein, whose product MELAAVKHAAGILAFGHHLRRLRRARKLTQEALADYAEISRPTVQRMEKGQAAPTLEVLLSLAQVLQVPLRDLIDAPGITPQE is encoded by the coding sequence ATGGAGCTTGCCGCCGTGAAACACGCGGCCGGAATTTTGGCTTTTGGCCACCATTTGCGACGGCTGCGCAGGGCGCGAAAGCTCACCCAGGAGGCGTTGGCGGATTATGCAGAAATTTCCCGCCCCACTGTACAGCGCATGGAAAAGGGCCAAGCTGCCCCCACCCTGGAAGTGTTGCTTTCCCTGGCGCAGGTATTGCAAGTACCCCTGCGCGACCTAATAGATGCGCCTGGCATCACCCCACAGGAGTAG
- a CDS encoding MIP/aquaporin family protein — translation MTFTLRQCLLAEVLGTAFLLTFGTGAVVVDEQAHNLGHGGVAAAFGLIVLIIIQGLGHVSGAHVNPAVTIGFWAAGRFPGRRVLPYVLAQLLGALLGSGAVWLLASPGSSLGATLPAHSATQAFGVEVGLTFWLMLIILRVTSSYYEQGLLVGLTISATVGLEALVGGPLSGASMNPARSLAPALLSGHLTAAWVYIAAPLAGVFLAVLTNYLLEPKPNPSENLG, via the coding sequence ATGACGTTTACCCTCCGCCAATGCCTGCTTGCCGAAGTGCTCGGCACAGCCTTTTTGCTGACTTTCGGGACGGGCGCGGTGGTAGTGGACGAGCAGGCGCATAACCTGGGCCACGGCGGGGTGGCCGCTGCCTTCGGGCTCATCGTGCTTATCATTATTCAAGGCCTCGGGCACGTGAGTGGAGCGCACGTCAACCCGGCCGTGACCATCGGCTTCTGGGCCGCCGGGCGCTTTCCGGGCCGCCGGGTGCTACCCTACGTACTGGCGCAGTTGCTGGGGGCGCTCTTGGGCAGCGGGGCGGTGTGGCTGCTCGCCTCCCCCGGCTCGTCGCTGGGTGCTACGCTGCCCGCCCACAGCGCCACTCAGGCCTTTGGTGTAGAGGTGGGTCTAACCTTCTGGCTAATGCTCATCATCCTGCGCGTCACGTCAAGCTATTACGAGCAGGGACTGCTAGTAGGCCTTACCATCAGCGCCACTGTGGGGCTAGAGGCACTGGTAGGTGGACCGCTCAGCGGGGCATCCATGAACCCGGCTCGCTCGCTGGCCCCGGCCTTACTGAGCGGTCACCTAACCGCTGCTTGGGTATACATAGCCGCCCCGTTAGCTGGTGTATTTCTAGCCGTGCTGACCAATTATCTACTAGAGCCTAAGCCAAACCCTAGCGAAAATCTTGGTTGA
- the arsS gene encoding arsenosugar biosynthesis radical SAM (seleno)protein ArsS (Some members of this family are selenoproteins.) translates to MTKSLKATGSQLADSAFQLTVLRQEVVDVLHLPPFHQKMRETGLFPLRPVAPAVLQINVGKMCNQVCKHCHVDAGPDRKEIMTRETMQLCLDALAQTDIPTVDLTGGAPEMNPDFRWFVEQITALGRKVLVRCNLTIIVANKKYHDLPEFFKKHGVEVVSSLPFYSADKTDRQRGDGVFDDSIKALKMLNAVGYGQSGTGLILNLVYNPAGAFMPGPQTALERQFKQALLKDHGIVFNSLFAITNLPVSRFLDYLVESGNYAGYMEKLVNAFNPAAAAGVMCRDTISVGWDGSLYDCDFNQMLDLHVASTSQHIRDFDAAALAQRPIVLNQHCYGCTAGAGSSCGGTVA, encoded by the coding sequence ATGACAAAATCTCTCAAAGCCACCGGCAGTCAACTTGCTGACTCGGCTTTTCAGCTCACCGTGCTACGCCAGGAAGTGGTAGACGTGCTACATCTCCCGCCTTTTCACCAGAAGATGCGGGAAACGGGCCTATTTCCGCTGCGGCCGGTGGCGCCGGCGGTGCTGCAAATCAACGTAGGCAAGATGTGCAACCAAGTGTGCAAGCACTGCCACGTCGATGCTGGCCCTGACCGCAAGGAAATCATGACCCGCGAAACGATGCAGCTTTGCCTCGATGCGCTAGCTCAGACTGACATTCCCACGGTGGACCTCACCGGCGGTGCCCCCGAGATGAACCCCGATTTCCGGTGGTTTGTGGAGCAGATTACGGCGCTGGGCCGCAAGGTGCTGGTACGATGCAACCTCACCATCATCGTGGCCAACAAGAAGTACCACGACCTGCCCGAGTTTTTCAAAAAGCACGGCGTGGAAGTGGTCAGCTCGCTGCCCTTCTATTCGGCCGACAAAACCGACCGCCAGCGCGGCGACGGCGTGTTCGACGATTCGATTAAAGCATTGAAAATGCTCAACGCCGTAGGCTATGGCCAGTCAGGTACAGGCCTGATATTGAACTTGGTGTACAACCCAGCTGGCGCCTTTATGCCCGGCCCGCAGACGGCACTAGAGCGGCAGTTCAAGCAAGCCTTGCTCAAAGACCACGGCATTGTATTTAACAGCCTGTTTGCCATCACCAACCTGCCTGTTAGTCGCTTTCTCGACTACTTGGTCGAATCGGGCAACTACGCGGGCTACATGGAGAAGCTGGTGAACGCTTTTAATCCCGCTGCGGCGGCGGGCGTGATGTGCCGCGACACTATCTCAGTGGGCTGGGACGGTAGCCTTTATGACTGTGACTTCAACCAGATGCTTGACCTACACGTGGCCAGTACCAGCCAGCACATCCGCGACTTCGACGCGGCAGCTTTGGCCCAGCGACCCATCGTGCTGAATCAGCACTGCTATGGCTGCACGGCCGGCGCGGGCTCCAGCTGCGGTGGCACGGTAGCGTAG
- a CDS encoding arsenosugar biosynthesis-associated peroxidase-like protein: METYYNPADLKKFGNIGEFQKEFADKFFAYYGAVFAEGALTAREKSLIALAVAHAVQCPYCIDAYSADTLEKGCTEPEMMEAVHVAAAIRGGATLVHGVQMMNKVKELSM; the protein is encoded by the coding sequence ATGGAAACATATTACAATCCCGCTGACCTCAAAAAATTTGGAAACATCGGTGAGTTTCAGAAAGAGTTTGCCGACAAGTTTTTCGCTTACTATGGGGCCGTTTTCGCGGAAGGCGCCCTCACGGCCCGCGAAAAATCGCTCATTGCCCTGGCCGTAGCCCACGCCGTGCAGTGCCCCTATTGCATCGACGCCTACTCGGCCGATACGCTTGAAAAAGGCTGCACCGAGCCTGAAATGATGGAGGCGGTGCACGTAGCCGCTGCCATTCGCGGCGGTGCGACCCTAGTGCACGGGGTGCAAATGATGAACAAGGTTAAAGAGTTATCCATGTAA
- a CDS encoding SDR family oxidoreductase, translated as MAPLVGRVALITGSESGIGRETARAFCRQGAAVVLNGRQSERLEHTRQVLAAEGYQVAACVADITDYAACERLVATAIAHFGRLDILITNASISQRAYFADMQPEVFRQVLDSNVYGSVYPLKAALPHLIRARGSVTFISSISALNGMPSGSAYCAGKAALANLAHTLRLELADTGVHFGVVHIGFTQNDPDKRVLDAAGQPVPIAYRPPRWQKSQAQVAAIILSHVRRRRRRTVISALGRLILMVHSLLPQLGDWVVLTSQRRMRNLYE; from the coding sequence ATGGCCCCCTTAGTTGGACGGGTTGCCTTGATTACGGGGTCCGAATCGGGCATTGGCCGCGAAACGGCCCGTGCCTTTTGCCGGCAGGGGGCCGCTGTGGTGCTTAACGGCCGCCAGTCTGAACGCCTTGAACACACCCGCCAAGTGCTGGCTGCCGAGGGTTACCAAGTGGCGGCCTGTGTGGCCGACATCACTGACTATGCCGCCTGCGAGCGCCTGGTAGCTACCGCAATTGCTCACTTCGGTCGGCTTGACATCTTAATTACTAACGCCAGCATTTCGCAAAGGGCTTACTTCGCCGACATGCAACCGGAGGTGTTTCGGCAGGTGCTCGACAGCAACGTGTACGGCTCGGTGTACCCACTCAAAGCGGCGCTGCCGCACCTCATCCGGGCTAGGGGCAGCGTCACGTTCATTTCCTCTATTTCCGCCCTCAACGGTATGCCGAGCGGCTCGGCCTACTGCGCGGGAAAGGCCGCGTTGGCTAATCTGGCCCACACACTACGCCTGGAACTGGCCGACACAGGCGTGCATTTCGGGGTGGTGCACATTGGCTTTACTCAGAACGACCCCGATAAGCGCGTGCTCGACGCGGCGGGCCAGCCCGTACCCATTGCGTACCGCCCTCCCCGTTGGCAAAAGTCGCAAGCCCAGGTAGCGGCTATCATCCTGAGCCACGTGCGAAGGCGGCGGCGACGTACGGTTATTTCGGCCCTGGGCCGCCTTATCTTGATGGTACATTCGCTGCTACCTCAGTTGGGCGATTGGGTAGTGCTAACTTCCCAGCGCCGGATGCGCAACCTCTACGAGTAG
- a CDS encoding NAD-dependent epimerase/dehydratase family protein, protein MPLLPRVLVTGANGFLGRHLVAELLRRGYPVRALVRPGSVTPAALPSLESMPIEVCELDLAQVVRKAALAEAIGGCAAIIHAAAVAQVNPARSRAVRDTNIHGTEQALRLARKGGVSRLVYVGTANVFGFGTKARPGDETRPYTGHRYGLDYMDSKRAATDRVLAAVAREQLPAVLVHPTFMLGPGDAKPTSGALLLELREGRLPGYPLGGKNYVHVHDVAVATVNALTQGRVGESYILGNENLSYREAFALMARVAGVAPPRWPVLPLLASLYGAACDLKARLTGRATQVNSAMVAVANDGHYFTPQKARAELSLPQTSIHQAIGEAFDWFKTHGYVS, encoded by the coding sequence TTGCCCCTGCTCCCTCGTGTGCTCGTGACTGGTGCCAACGGCTTTTTGGGCCGCCACCTCGTAGCCGAACTGCTGCGCCGGGGCTATCCCGTGCGGGCTCTCGTGCGGCCGGGCAGCGTGACCCCGGCAGCCTTGCCTTCCTTAGAATCGATGCCCATTGAGGTGTGTGAACTAGACCTAGCACAGGTAGTGCGCAAAGCAGCCCTAGCCGAAGCTATTGGTGGTTGTGCGGCCATCATTCATGCCGCTGCGGTGGCTCAGGTAAATCCGGCCCGCAGCCGAGCCGTTCGGGACACCAATATTCATGGTACCGAGCAGGCCCTGCGATTGGCGCGTAAGGGAGGAGTTAGCCGCCTTGTGTACGTGGGTACAGCTAACGTCTTTGGCTTTGGCACCAAAGCCCGGCCCGGCGACGAAACCCGGCCCTACACCGGCCACCGCTACGGCCTCGACTACATGGACAGCAAGCGTGCCGCTACCGACCGCGTGCTAGCCGCCGTGGCCCGCGAGCAGTTGCCCGCCGTGCTTGTGCACCCCACCTTTATGCTGGGCCCCGGTGATGCCAAGCCTACTTCCGGCGCGCTGCTGCTTGAACTGCGGGAAGGCCGTCTACCCGGCTACCCGCTTGGTGGCAAAAACTACGTGCACGTACACGACGTGGCCGTGGCTACGGTCAATGCCCTCACGCAGGGCCGGGTGGGCGAATCCTACATTCTGGGCAATGAGAATCTGAGCTACCGCGAAGCCTTCGCCCTCATGGCCCGCGTGGCGGGCGTGGCGCCGCCGCGCTGGCCGGTGCTACCACTGCTGGCCAGCTTGTATGGGGCTGCTTGTGATTTAAAGGCCCGCCTCACAGGCCGCGCAACGCAGGTAAACTCCGCGATGGTGGCTGTGGCCAACGACGGCCACTACTTCACGCCGCAGAAAGCCCGCGCGGAATTGTCCCTACCCCAAACTTCTATTCACCAAGCGATTGGCGAAGCCTTCGACTGGTTTAAAACTCACGGCTATGTTTCGTAA
- a CDS encoding TIGR04283 family arsenosugar biosynthesis glycosyltransferase: MLSVIIPTYNEVANIGRLVADLRRYASPGSVEILVVDARSPDGTAEAARAAGATVLEAPKPGRAAQLNYGAQHARGDIFYFVHADVGIHPDYVATVQAAVAQGHVAGCYRFRFDSPHPLLRLNSYGTRFKGIMSRGGDQTLFITRELFEQLGGFNEQFVIMEDFEIIQRIQRVASFYIVPLDVIVSARKYETNSWLRVQLANLTAFAMYLLKQPTPRIARTYKRMLNYR; the protein is encoded by the coding sequence ATGCTCAGCGTAATTATTCCGACTTATAACGAAGTTGCTAACATTGGTCGGCTGGTGGCTGACTTGCGCCGCTACGCTTCGCCGGGTTCCGTCGAAATTCTGGTAGTAGACGCCCGCAGTCCCGATGGCACGGCCGAGGCCGCCCGCGCCGCCGGCGCTACTGTGCTAGAAGCTCCCAAGCCGGGCCGCGCGGCCCAGTTGAATTACGGCGCCCAGCACGCGCGCGGTGACATCTTCTATTTTGTGCACGCCGATGTGGGTATTCACCCCGACTACGTGGCCACCGTGCAAGCGGCCGTGGCTCAGGGGCACGTAGCGGGCTGCTACCGCTTTCGTTTCGACTCGCCGCACCCGCTGCTGCGCCTCAACAGCTACGGCACTCGCTTTAAAGGTATAATGAGCCGGGGCGGCGACCAGACGTTGTTCATCACCCGCGAGCTATTTGAGCAGCTCGGTGGCTTCAACGAGCAGTTTGTCATCATGGAAGACTTCGAGATTATTCAGCGCATCCAGCGGGTGGCCAGCTTTTACATCGTGCCGCTCGACGTAATAGTATCGGCCCGTAAGTACGAGACTAATAGCTGGCTCCGCGTTCAACTAGCGAACCTAACGGCCTTTGCCATGTATTTGCTCAAGCAGCCCACCCCCCGCATTGCTCGCACTTACAAGCGGATGCTTAATTATCGTTAG
- a CDS encoding BamA/TamA family outer membrane protein has translation MFLNTVLLALAGLTPADTVHPKRLSLIPVPLVYYTPETRLAYGVAATATVHFRRDDGFAAARPSQLTLALAYTQNHQLLLYLPFQIFYDHNRYYAYGEAGYYRYNYYFYGVGQREVPRELYGVNFPRVRLNVFRRVGAGTGAGKLYAGLRFQYEDYSVSSVEAGGLLASGTVPGGLGSRLTGGGLGLFYDSRDNVFFPKKGVVADLSAFVRNRAVGAGLAGETTYFDRYVADVSEYHALGQHTVLAVNYYGSFIVGTAPFNALSLLGGSRRLRGYYEGRYRDQNAALVQSELRVDVYKRLGAVVFGGVGALGSEQAVLRLSELKGAYGAGLRFTANRRDHLNVRLDYGLGQQSSGFYLTVGEAF, from the coding sequence GTGTTCCTGAACACCGTACTGCTGGCCCTAGCTGGGCTAACCCCCGCCGATACGGTGCACCCCAAGCGCCTGTCGCTAATTCCGGTGCCCCTGGTGTACTACACGCCCGAAACCCGGCTGGCATATGGCGTGGCCGCCACGGCTACTGTGCATTTCAGGCGCGACGATGGGTTTGCCGCAGCCCGCCCCTCGCAACTCACCCTAGCCCTAGCCTACACCCAAAATCACCAGCTGCTGCTCTACCTGCCCTTCCAGATTTTTTACGACCACAACCGCTACTACGCCTACGGCGAGGCCGGCTACTACCGCTACAACTACTACTTCTATGGCGTGGGCCAGCGCGAAGTGCCACGCGAGCTGTACGGCGTCAATTTTCCCCGCGTGCGGCTGAATGTCTTCCGGCGCGTGGGTGCGGGCACCGGCGCGGGCAAGCTCTACGCGGGCCTGCGCTTCCAGTACGAGGACTACAGTGTGAGCAGCGTCGAAGCCGGGGGCCTGCTAGCCAGCGGCACCGTGCCCGGTGGGCTGGGCAGCCGCCTCACCGGCGGCGGGCTGGGCCTGTTTTACGATTCGCGCGACAACGTTTTCTTTCCTAAAAAAGGCGTAGTAGCCGACCTCAGTGCCTTTGTGCGCAACCGGGCCGTGGGCGCGGGTCTAGCGGGTGAGACGACCTACTTCGACCGCTACGTGGCTGATGTGTCGGAGTACCATGCGCTAGGGCAACACACCGTATTGGCCGTTAATTACTATGGCAGCTTTATCGTGGGCACGGCCCCGTTTAATGCCCTGTCGCTGCTGGGCGGCTCGCGGCGGCTGCGGGGCTACTACGAGGGCCGCTACCGCGACCAGAACGCCGCCTTGGTGCAGTCGGAACTGCGGGTGGACGTGTACAAGCGCCTGGGCGCGGTGGTATTTGGGGGCGTGGGAGCCCTGGGTAGTGAGCAGGCGGTGCTGCGCCTAAGCGAGTTGAAAGGAGCCTACGGGGCGGGCCTGCGCTTCACCGCCAATCGGCGTGACCACCTCAATGTGCGCCTCGACTACGGCTTGGGGCAGCAATCAAGCGGCTTTTACCTCACAGTCGGGGAAGCCTTTTAA
- a CDS encoding DUF547 domain-containing protein: MKTSTLAALVLAAGTLTALAVVVPGLNPVSEPTYTVAATGALVDHSAYDKLLKKHVTAQGLVDYQGFKADEVTFNQYLALLSKNPPAANWSKADQMAYWINAYNAYTIRLILNHYPVQSIKDIGSKIKIPFVTTPWAAKFFSIGGQQMSLDNIEHGILRKKYDDPRIHFTLVCASISCPRLRNEAYTAAQLEKQLDDQGHDFLNNPAKNKISKSEAQLSKYFDWYKGDWQKNGQSVVKWVNRYSTTKIDDNTKITYLDYNWNLNKQ, encoded by the coding sequence ATGAAAACCTCGACTCTGGCCGCCCTGGTGCTGGCGGCCGGCACGCTTACCGCCTTAGCCGTAGTGGTGCCCGGCCTCAATCCTGTATCGGAGCCCACCTACACTGTGGCCGCCACCGGGGCGTTGGTTGACCACAGCGCCTACGACAAGCTGCTCAAAAAGCACGTAACTGCTCAGGGTCTAGTTGACTATCAAGGATTTAAGGCTGATGAGGTGACTTTTAATCAGTACCTGGCCCTGCTGAGCAAAAACCCGCCAGCGGCCAACTGGAGTAAGGCCGACCAGATGGCGTATTGGATAAATGCCTACAACGCCTACACTATCCGCCTCATCCTCAATCACTACCCGGTGCAGAGCATCAAGGATATTGGCTCGAAAATCAAGATTCCGTTCGTGACCACGCCCTGGGCGGCCAAGTTCTTCAGCATTGGGGGCCAGCAGATGAGCCTCGACAACATCGAGCACGGGATTTTGCGCAAGAAGTACGACGACCCGCGCATCCACTTTACGTTGGTATGCGCGTCCATCTCCTGCCCGCGTCTTCGTAACGAGGCTTACACGGCCGCGCAACTGGAGAAGCAGCTCGATGACCAGGGCCACGACTTTCTGAACAACCCGGCCAAGAACAAAATCAGCAAGTCGGAGGCGCAGCTCTCGAAATATTTTGACTGGTACAAGGGCGATTGGCAGAAGAATGGCCAGTCGGTGGTAAAGTGGGTCAACCGCTACTCGACCACCAAGATTGACGACAACACCAAGATTACTTACCTGGACTATAACTGGAACCTGAACAAGCAGTAA